Part of the Meiothermus sp. QL-1 genome is shown below.
TTCCCCGATATGGAGGGCGGCTATACCGCCGGTGAAGAGCTGGTAGCGGGTATCAAAGCCGGCCCGGTCCATCATGGCGGCCAGGGTGGGGGGGTCGGGGAAGTGCTCCACCGACTCCGGCAGGTAGCGGTAAGCCTGGGGGTTGCCGGAGACGAGGCCGCCGATGAGGGGCAGCAGGCGGGTGAAGTAGAGGCGGTAGAGCCGCCCCAGCCCGGTCTTGGGGGGCGGGGGGAACTCGAGGAGGCAGAGCCGCCCCCCAGGGGCCAGCACCCGGTGGAGCTCCTCCAGCGCTTTGGTGTGGTCGGCGAAGTTGCGGAAGCCGAAGGCGATGGTCACCGCTTCGAAGCGCCCGTCGGGGAAGGGCAGGGCCAGGGCGTCGGCTTCCAAGAAGAGGATATCCAGGCCTGCTTTTCGGGCCTTCTGGCGGGCGCGCTCGAGCATGGGCGGGGCAAAGTCGGCCCCCACCACCTCAACCTGGGGGGCCTGCCGCTTGAGCAGGAGCGCCACGTCGCCGGTACCGGTGGCCAGGTCGAGGACGCTTTGGGGGGCTTTTTCCAAGGCGGCCCTGACCAGGGCCTGGCGCCAGCGGCGGTCGATGCCTGCTGAAAGGATGCGGTTGAGCAGGTCGTAGCGGGGGGCAATCTCGGAGAACATCCGCCGCACAGCCTGGGCCTTCTCCTCGCGCGACACGGGGAGAGTCTAGCACGGCTGGGGCAGGTGGTATAGGTGCTAGTAGACGTCCTCGGGTTTTTTCTCCATCTTGCCGGTGAGCCAGTAGATGATCCGCTCGGAGATGTTTTCCAGGTGGTCGCCCAGGCGTTCGTAGCTGCGGGCCACCCGGCCTAGGGTGAGGGCTTTGGTGATGGTGCGGGGGTCCTCCATCATGTAGGTGAGCAGCTCGCGCGAGACCTCCTCATAAAGCCCGTCGATCTCGTCGTCGCGGCGGAAGACCTCCTTGGCCGCCTCCAGGTCGCGTTCGGCGATGGCCTTGGAGATGAGGTCCAGCATCAGGGTAAGCCGGCGGCCCATGTCGGGCAGGGTGATGTAGTTCTTGAGGGGGGGTTCCTTGGTCAGGATGACCACATCCTCGGCCACGTGGGCCGCATAGTCGCCGGCCCGCTCGAGGTCGGTCAGGGCCTTGATGATGGTGAAGGTGAAGCGCAGGTCAGAGGCCACCGGGGCCTGGCGGGCCATGATGGCGATGGCCTCTGACTCAATTTCCATCTCCAGGGCGTCCACCTGCTTGTCCTGGGCGATGACCTCCTGGGCGAGCCCGGAGTCTTGGTCGGCCAGGGCCTTGGCGCTTTTTTCCACCATCTCGCGCACTATCGAGATCATGCGGATGGTCTGTTCGGTGATGTGGCCTAGTTCGCGGTCGAGTCCTTCGCGCATAGCTTTCTCCTTAGTTTACACGGGCCTCGAGGTGGCCCGCTGCTGGCCTCGGCTTTCGGCCTGGAGGGGGAAGGTGAAGCCGAAGGCATTCCCCCCCTCCAAAGGCCGCCCGTAGGCCTGCCCTCCCCAGCTAGCGGCCAGCCGCCGCACCAGGGCCAGCCCCAGCCCCGTGCCCCGCACGTTGGCCGCGTGCACCCCGCGCTGGCCCGGTTGGAAGAGCCGCTCGAACTCCTTCAGCGGTTCCCCCTCGTTGCGGACCTCGAGCCGTATGCCCTCTGCGGTTTCCTCGCTCACCACCTGTATCTCCCTTCCGCTGCCGTACTTTAGCGCGTTGTCGAGCAGGTTGAGCAAAGCCTGGTAGACCGCATCGGGGTTGGCCCGCACCGTGTGGGGGGTTTGCCAGCGAATCCAGGCCGACTTCTCGGCCAAAAGGGGAGCTAGAAAGCGCTCGAGGCGGCCCTGCAGCTCCTCCAGCGCGAAGGTGCGCTCCAGGCCGGGGTGCTTGGTGAGGGGCAGGTCCTCCACCAGCCGGCGGAGCCGCTGGGTCTCCTGGTACAGAAGCTGCAGGGCCTCCTCGGCCTCTTCCCCCCTAAGCCCCCCCTGCAGGGCCTCCAGCAGCGAGAGCATCCCCGCCACAGGGGTGCGGAACTCGTGGGCCAGGACCCGGCTCGACTCCTCCAGCGCCTCCAGGCGGTTCTTCTCCTCGGTCTGGTCCCACAAAAGGAGGATGCCCGGCCGGGCCTTGATCCAAAGGGTGCGGCCCCGGCTTTCCACCGTGGCCTCTCCCCCCACGCGGCACAGCGCCTCCAGCTTGTGGTCGCGCAAGGCCAGCAGAAGCGGGCGGCCCACCACCTTTTCCCGCTCGACGCCCAGAAGGTGGGCGGCCACCGGGTTCAGGTAGACCACCCGGTTTTCCTGGAAGAGCAGCACCCCCTCCCGCGCCGCTTCCCAGGCGTTATGCAGGAGGGTGCCCAGCATACGCTATTCCTTGAAGCGGTAGCCCACCCCGCGCAGGGTTTCGAGGAAGCGGGGGTTCTTGGGGTCCTCGTTCAGCTTGTCGCGGAGCTGGGCCACATGCTGGTCCACCGTGCGCACGGTGCCCAAGAACTCCTGGCCCCAGACCCGTTCCAGGAGCTCCTCCCGGGTGTATACCCGCCCGGGGTGCCGGGCTAGGAAGGCCAGCAGGTCGAACTCGCGCCGGGTAAGCTCCAGGGGGTGGCCTTCTAGGAAGGCCTGGTGCCGCTCGAGGTCCAAGGAAAGCGCACCCCGCTCGATCCGCCCGCTCTTGCCCACCCGGCGCAGGAGGGCCTGCACCCGGGCGATGAGCTCAGGGGTGGAGAAGGGTTTGGTCAGGTAATCGTCGGCCCCGCGGTTCAGCCCCTCCACCCGGTCGTTCTCCCCGGCCCGGGCGGTGAGCATCAGCACCGGCAGGTGCTCGTAGCGCCCGTCCCGCCGGAGCCGCTCCAGGAGCCGGATGCCAGGCTCGTCCGGTAGCATCCAGTCCAGGATAACCAGGTCGGCCAGGGCCAGTTTTTCCCAGGCCTCGCCCACCGAGGCCGCCTCCAGCACCTGGTGACCGGCCTTGGAGAGTGAAAGCCGCAGGCCCATCCGCACGGAGGGCTCGTCCTCAACCAGGAGCAGCTTTGACATCAGCTACAGTCTAGCGCCGGCCCGGTCAACCCAGTGTCATGCCTCGCTCGGGTTGGTATGCTAGGCCTCCATGAGCCTGCCGCATCTGCCCCACCATCCGGGTTGGATAGAGGTGGTGGTCGGCCCCATGTTTTCGGGCAAGTCGGAGGAGCTCATCCGCCGGGTCAAGCGGGCCCTGTTTGCCCGCCAGCGGGTGATGGTCTTCAAGCCCCGCCTGGACGACCGCTACCACATCAGCGACGTTTTTAGCCACGATGGAAGGCGCGCTGAGGCCATTGCGGTGCGGGACTCGGCCGAGCTCAGGGCCCACCTGAGCGAGCCGCTGCCCGATGTGGTGGCGGTGGACGAGGCCCAGTTCTTCGACGCCGGCCTGGTGAAGCTGCTGCTGGGGCTGGCCGACCAGGGGGTGCGGGTCATCTGCGCCGGGCTGGACATGGACTTCCGTGGGGAGCCATTTGGCATCATGCCCGAGCTTTTGGCCCGGGCCGAGTACGTGCAGAAGCTCTTCGCGGTCTGCCCGGTATGCGGTGGCCCGGCCACCCGTACCCAGCGCTTTGTGAACGGCAAGCCCGCCCGCTACGACGACCCGGTGATCCAGGTAGGGGCGGCCGAGACCTACGAGCCCCGCTGCCGCCGCTGCCACGTGGTGGTGGCGCCGGAGGTGCAGGAGATTCTCTAGGTATGAAGAAGCTTTCCCGTACTGGCAAGGCCCTGGGCCGCAGCGAGGTGCAGAAGCTCTACCGCAGCAAGCGGGTGGACCTCGAGACCGCCGTGGGGATGGTGCGAAGCCACACCCGGGTCTACGTCTCAGGCAACGCCGCCACCCCCACCCCCCTCCTGGAGGCCCTGGCCGCCCGCAAGGACGAGCTGGAGGGGGTGGAGCTCGTGCATGTGCTCCAGCTCGGGCCGGACCCCTTTCTGTCCCCCGAGATGGAGGGGCATTTCCGCCGGCGCTCGCTTTTTGTGGGCCCCGCCGACCGCGAAGCGGTCAACAGCGGCCGGGCCGACTATGTGCCTATCTCGCTGCACCAGGTTCCCTGGCTCTTCAAACGGGGGGTGTTGCCGCTCGACTACGCCTTGGTCCAGGTCTCCCCCCCCGACGAGTTTGGCTTTGTGAGCCTGGGGGTGGAGGTTATCGCCACCAAGGCTGCCATCGAGACAGCCCGGCGGGTCATCGCCCTGGTCAACCGGCGGATGCCCCGCACCTTGGGGGATGCCTTCGTGCACATCTCGAAGTTTGCCGCTTTTGTGGAGGTGGAATTCCCTCTGCCCACCCTAGCCCGCGACCCCTACGGCGAGGTGGAGGCCCGCATCGGCCGGTATGTGGCCGACCTCATCGAGGATGGGGCCACCCTGCAGCTCGGCATCGGGGCCATTCCCGACGCGGTGCTGGCCCATCTTTCGGGCCGGCAGGACCTAGGCATTCACACCGAGATGATCTCGGACGGGGTGATGGAAGCGCTGGAGCGGGGCATCGTCACCGGCCAGCGCAAGACCCTCTTACCGGGCAAGGTGGTGGGGACTTTCGTGCTGGGTTCTGAGCGGCTTTACCGCTTTGTGCACAATAACCCCCTTTTTGAGATGCGCCCTGCCGATTGGGTGAACGACCCCTTCGTAATCGCCCGCAACGAGCGGATGGTGGCCGTCAACTCGGCCCTGGAGGTGGACCTCACCGGCCAGGTCTGCGCCGATTCGCTGGGTATTCGGATCTACTCCGGCTTCGGGGGCCAGCTCGACTTCATCCGAGGGGCCGCCGCCAGCCGCGGGGGTAAGCCCATCATCGCCCTGCCCAGCACCGGCAAGGGGGGCAGCCTGAGCCGGATCGTGCCCATGCTCAAGCCGGGGGCAGGGGTGGTGACCACCCGGGCCGACGTGCACTACGTGGTGACCGAGTACGGGGTGGCCGAGCTTTTCGGCAAGAGCCTGCGCGAGCGGGCCCAGGCCCTCATCCAGATTGCCCATCCCAGCTACCGCGAGGCCCTGAGCCAGGCAGCCTTCGAGCGGGGGCTTTTACCCCGGGGCTACCCGGGGTTTGGGCCTACGGCTCGAGGATGACCTTTCCCGTGTTTCTTCGGCTCAGCATGAACTCGAAGGCCCGAGCGGCCTCCTCCAGCCGGAAGCGCTCCCCCACCACCGGGCGGATCTGGCCCGAGCTTATGAGCGGGGTGAGGAAGGCCTGGGCGGCCTGCAGGGCCGCAGGGTCGTTCAGGAAAGGGGTGAGCCAGACCCCGATCACGCTTTGGTTGCCCTTCATGAGCTCCACCGGGCGCATCTGGGCCAGGGTGCGGGAGGCCGAGCCGATCACCAGCAGCCGGCCCCGGTAGGCCAGCATCTTGAGGCTTTGGGCGAAGCCGTCCCCGCCCACCACCTCCATCAGGATGTCGACCCCATGGCCCCCGGTGGCCTCCCGGACGGCCCTGACCAGGTCGTCCTGGGTGCTGAGGAGGGTAACCTCGGCCCCCAGGCGGCGGCACAGGGCCAGCTTTTCCTCCTGGCTGGCCAGGGCCACCACCCGCAGGCCCAGGGCCCGGGCCACCTGGATGGCCGCGGTGCCCAGGGCTCCGGCGGCAGCCTGGATGAGCACCCACTCCCCGGGCCGGGCTTGGCCCTGGGTCACCAGGGCGAAGTAGGCGGTGAAGTAGGAGACGGGGAAGGCGGCGGCCTCGTAAGGGCTCATCTGGGAGGGGACAGCCAGGACCGAACGGGCGGGGGCCAGGGCGTACTCGGCGAAGGCCCCACCCCCTACCAAAGCGGCCACCCGCTGGCCCACCCTGAGGCCTTCCACCCCCTCGCCCAGGGCCTCGACCACCCCGGCCAGCTCCATGCCGGGCACGGTGGGGTATCGGGTGCGCACCAGGTATTCTCCGGCCACGTAAAGAATGTCGGCGAAATTGAGCCCGGCTGCCTCCACCCGCACCCGCACCTGTCCCGGGCCGGGCTCGGGTTTGGGCAGATCGACAAGCTGGAGCACCTCAGGGCCGCCGGCTCTCTCAACCAGTATGGCTTTCACGGGCCCAAGTTTACCGCGAAAGCAAGCAGCGGGTTCTAGAGCTCCCAAGGGAGGTGCTCGAGACGGTGGCGCTGGGGGGAACCATAGACCAGCACCACTTCCAGCCGCATCGGGAGGTCGTCGCGGCCCAGCAGGTACAAAGCTGAGCGGTAAACCCGCTGGTACTTGGCGGGGGTCAGGGCCTCCAGGGGTGAACCAAAGCTCTGGCCGCGGCGCTGCTTGACCTCTACCGCCACGTAGACCCCCCCGTCTTGCATCCACAGATCGACCTCGCCGTAGGGGGTGCGGCGGTTTTTTCCCAGCAGCCGATAGCCTTTGTCCTGCAGGTACCGGCAGGCCAGCGCCTCGGCCCAGCCCCCCCTCATAGGGGGGTCTCCAGCACAGTTTCGCCGTTTACCACCACCCGCATCACCGCATTGCCGCGTACCACGACCTCCTGGCTGAAGCTCCAGGGCTGCTCTACAGGCCCCTCAAAGACCGTGTTGATCAGCACCTCGTCCTGAACGGTAATTACCACCACCGCGTTGGGGATGTTCTCCGGCAGGGTATAGCTCACCACCACCCGGCGCTCCTGGGGGCCGGAGGGGGCGCTCTGTTCCGGGCTGGGGGCGGGTGGGGGGGGCTCGGGGGCGCTCAGGCGGGGCGGCGGGAAAGGCGAGGCTTTGGGAGTAGCAGCGGCCGGTTGGGCGGCTACAATGATGCGCACCGGGGCTTCGCGTGGCAGCGTTACTCCAGGGCCCGGCTCCTGCCCGATGACGCGGCCCTCGGGGGCCCCTGAGGGCACCCGCACCACCTGGGGAGAAAGTTCGGCCACCATCAGGATGTAGCGGGCCTGCTCTTCGGTGAGGTCGCTCAGGTCGGGTACCAGGGTCTCGCGGGGAGCGGGCCGGGTGCCGCTGGAGACCAGGAGCCTCACCCCCTCTCCCGGGCGCAGGGGCTGGCCCTCCCGGGGGATGCTGGTGAGCACGGTATCGGCGGTGTTGCCGCTGGCGATGCGGGTAACGCCGGCTATGCGGTAGCCGGCGGCCTCGAGGGCCCGCCGGGCATCCTCCAGCGAGCGGCCGCTGACGGTGGGGACGGTGCCCAGCCGGGGTTTGTTGAGGACCAGCTCGAGCCGCCGCCCCGGTTTGACTCGGGTGCCCGGGTTGGGGTCTTGCTCCAGGATCTGGTCCTCGGGCCGGGAGACGTCGCTGCCCTCGGTAAACTCGACCTTAAGGCCAAAGCCCCGTACGGCTTCCAGCGCCTCTCGGGGGGTTTTGCCCACCAGGTCGGGTAGCACGTACTCAGGGGGGTTCAGGTAGCGCTGCGCGGCCTCTGTGAGGGCCAGGCTGCCGAGGAGCAGCATCAGCAGGCCTGGCAGCCAGCCGGGCCAGCCTCGCCGGGGGGACGGGGGTCTCGGGGGCATGGGTTTTTCGGGTTGGGGGGAGGGAGGGGGCTCGGCCCGTGGGGGCGGGGCCACCTGGGGGCGCAGGCGCACCACCAGGGGCCGCCCGTTCTCCTCGGTGGCCTCGAGGTCCTCCTCGCGGTAGCCGAAAGGCTCGAGAAGCTCCAGCAGGGGCTTAATGCGGCGGGGGCGGTGGTGCGCTTTGGGTTCAGGCCAGAAGACGTAGTACCGGCCAGGGTTGGCCGAGACCACCACCCCCTCGAGCAGGAATCCCTGGGCCATGAGCCGGCGCACCGCGTTTTTGTAGCGGTGGAAGGCGGCACGGGCCTCGGGGGTGTGCACCTCGAACCAGTAAAGCCACCCCACCTGTCCTTCCGGGGTTGCCACCCGGAAGCCTTGCACGAAGCCCTGGGGGGGCTCCTCGCCTAGAACGGTGAACCTCTCATCCAGTACGGGCACCACCCGCGATTATACAGGCCCCTAGTACTCGGCCAGGTACTGCTCCAGCTCCCACTGGTGCACAGCGGTCCGGTACGAACCCCACTCCACCCGCTTGGCCTGGAGGAAGTCCTTGTAGACCCGGTCCCCCAGGGCCTCGCGCACCACCCGGTTTTTCTGCAGCGCCTCCAGGGCCTCGCGCAGGGTGCCGGGCATCTCGCTCACCCGGTACTTGCGCCGGTCGCGCACCGAGAGGTCGTAGACATCGCGCTCGATGGGTGGGGGTGGGGTTAGACGGTTTTCCAGGCCGTAGAGCCCCGCGGCCAGGATGACCGCCAGGGCCAGGTAGGGGTTGCAGGCCGGGTCGGGCAGGCGGAACTCGGCGCGGGTGCTTGGGCCCCGCCGCTTGGGGATCCGGATCATGGCGTTGCGGTGGGAGACCGACCAGGCCACCATGGTGGGGGCCTCGTAGCCCGGGGTCAGGCGCTTGTAGGAGTTGACCAGGGGGTTGGTGATGGCCGCCAGGCCCTCGGCCTGCTCAAAGAGCCCGGCGATGAACTGCAAGGCGGTGGGGGAGAGCTGGTGGGGCCAGGCCTCGAGCGACCCCCTGGGCTCGAAGAAGGCGTTCTCGCCTCCTTTGAAGAGCGACAGGTGGAAGTGCAACCCCGAGCCGTTGATGCCAGCGATAGGTTTGGGCATGAAGGTGGCGTGCAGGCCGTGGTGGATGGCCACCCGCTTGGCCACAAACTTGAAGGTGGCGAGGAAGTCGGCAGCCTCCAGGGCGTGGGTGTGCTTGAGGTCTATCTCGTGCTGACCGGGCGCCCCTTCGTGGTGGGCGGCCTCGACGGGCAGACCCATCCGGTGGAGGATGTCCACCATGGCCCGCCGGGCCACCTCGCCTCTGTCGGTGGGGGCCAGGTCGAAGTAGCCCGCCCGGTCGGGGGTGTGGATGGTGGGGTTGCCCTCGGGGCTGCGGGTGAAGAGGAAAAACTCCACCTCGCTGCCCACGTACAGGTTGTCGAACCCCCTGTTCTGGAGCCGTTCGATCTGCCGCTTGAGCACCTGGCGGGGGTCCCCCTCGAAGGGCTTGCCGTCGGGGTAGGCGATGTCGCAGATGAGGCGGGCGATGGGCCCCTGGGGGGAGGGCTCGAGGTCCTCGGGGTAGACCACGAAGGTGTTGTAGTCGGGCCGGAGGAGCATGTCCGACTCTTCCTCGCTTCGCCCAAAGCCCTCGATGGAGGAGCCGTCAAAGACGATCTCCCCGTCCAGGGCCTTCTCGAACTGGTTGGCGGGCAGCTCAACCACCTTGTTGAGGCCCAGGATGTCGGTGAACTGGAGCCTGAGAAAGCGGACCCGCCGGTCCTTGAGTTCCTGCAGAATGTCCTGTTTACTCCTTGCCATGCCCCCTAAGGATATCAGCGCTGCACCATTCGGTAGACCGTGCCCCGATAGTCCACCACGTAAAGCTCGCCCTCTGCGTCCTCACCGAAGGAGCTGATGTTGAGCTCGGTCTTTAGGACTTCCCGGCTTTGCCAGCGCCCTCCCTGGGGGGTGGCGGCCCAGATGCGCCCGCTCACGAAGTCGCCGTAGAAGTAGGCCCCGCGGAAGGCTGGCATGGCCTGTCCCCGGTAGCGGTAGCCGCCCGTAATGGACCGGCCCTGGTCGTGGGTGTAGGTGAGCACCGGCATCACCAACCCCTCCCGGTTGCAGTTTTGCGGGGGGTTGTAACAGCGGTCCCCCTCCATGATGCGCCAGCCGTAGTTCTCGCCCCCCCGGCTGCTGGCAGGCTGGAGGTTCACCTCCTCCACCGCGTTCTGCCCCACGTCGGCCACCCACAGGTCGCCCGTTTCTCGGTCGAAGCTAAAGCGCCAGGGATTGCGCCAGCCGTAGGACCAGATCTCCGAACGCCGTCCGCCTAGCACCGGGTTGTCGGGGGGGATGGCGTAGGGCCGGTTCCCCTCGCTGCGGTTCACGTCGATCCGCAAAATCTTGCCCAGGAGCGTATCAAGCCGCTGGCCGGCATTCAGGGGGTCGCCCGCAGCCCCTCCATCCCCCATGCCGATGTAGAGCATGCCGTCGGGGCCAAAGGCGATCATGCCGCCGTTGTGGTTGGCATAGGGCTGCTCGACGGTAAGGATGACCTGGGCCGAGGCGGGGTCGGCTCGGTTGCCGCTGGCCCGGTAGCGGGCGATGGTGGTGTGGCCGCTGCGGTTGGTGTAGTTGACGAAGAAGAGGCCGTTTTGGCGGAAATTGGGGTGGAAGGCCAGGCCCAAAAGCCCCCGCTCGCCGCAGCAGGAGACCAGGCTCGAGATGTCCAAAAACGGCTCGGGCAGGAGCCGCCCCTCCTGCAGGATGCGGATGGTACCCCCCTGCTCCACGATGAAAAGCCGCCCGCTGCCATCAGGGGCGTAGGTCAGGTAGAGGGGGCGGGTCAGGTTGGTGGCGATGGGAACGAGCTGCAGGCTTTGGGCCGAGGCCAGGCTTATGGCGAGGAGCGCGAGGTGAGCAAGCGGTCGCATGGGTTCAGTCTAGCTGGAGTTTTTTTGAGGCCGATGTGGGCTTAATATGGGAACATGTCCGAGAGCAGCGAGAAGCACCGGGAGATTGCCCGAGCCCGGGGACCGGTGCGGGTGGCGATTGTGACGGTTTCCGACACCCGCACCCCCGAGACCGATACCAACTACCACTACCTCAGGCCCGAGATAGAGGCCCTGGGCCACCAGGTGGTGGGCTACCGCATCATCAAGGACGAGCCCGACCTGGTGGACATGGCCCTCGAGGAGATGGTGCAGCTCGGGGCCCAGGTCATCCTCTTCAACGGTGGGACCGGGATTGCCCCCCGCGACACCACCTACGATGTGCTGGTGCGCAAGATTGAGAAGCCCATGCCCGGCTTCGGTGAGCTTTTCCGGATGCTCTCCTACCAGGAGGTGGGGGCCGCGGCCATGCTATCGCGGGCCATTGCCGGCACCTACCGCCGCCGGGTGGTAATCTCCACCCCCGGTTCGCCCAACGCCGTGCAGGTGGCCTGGACCAGGCTCATCAAGCCCGAGCTCGAGCACCTGGCCTGGGAGGTGGCCCGCTAATTTAGGCCTTGGAGCCGTCGAAGGGCTCGGGAATGGCCCCGTAGGTTTCCTCGTAGCGCTGGATGTTCTCGGCCAGGCTGCGCAGCAGGGCCTTGGCATGCTGGGGGCTGGTGATGATCCGGCTGGTAACCAGCGCCACCATCTGGCCCTGGGTCCCCGGTTGCATCAGGGCAAAGTCCAGGTAGAACTCGTTTTTCTGGTGGGAGAAGATGGCAAAGTTGGCGTATTTGCCTAGCGCGGTCTCGCGGTCGATGTCTATGCGTAGCTCGGGTACCTGAACCTCACTCACTTGAGAGCCTCCTTGAGGCGCGGAACGCTTTTCTTTAGCTGGAAGCGCACCCGGCCCAGGCTTTGCACCGAGTCCATGAGCACCACCAGCAGGTATCCCGCCTCGAGCGGGACCAGCAAGACCGGTCCCTCGGGGTACTCTACCATGACCTCCTCCACCTCACCGCGTCCCAGCTCCTGCGATAGGGCCCGGGCCGAGGCCAGCGCGGTGGAGGCAGCCCCCCCCAGAAAGTCCAGGTCCGGGGCCTGCTCGGCCCGGGTGCTCTCTACCACGAAGCCGTCCTCCGCCACCAGGGCCGAGGCCAGCACCCCTTTGGTCACCTGCAGCTCACCCAGCACTTCCTGCACCATACATCTCCTACAAAGACTGCGCCAGACGCAGAGCCAGCCGGGAGAGCTCCTGCCCGATGCTTTTCCGGTCGCTGCCTTTCTCCACCACCGCGCCCAGGCAGTACCCTTTGAAGACCACGGCCAGCACCTCGCGCTGCTCGGTGGCCAGGGTGAAGCGCCTCAGCTCCCCCCCCAGGCTGCGGGCCAGCACCCGGCTGGCCTGGGCCAAAGCGGCCAGCTCGGCGGCCAACAGCTCGGGCTCCGGGGTTTCCTTGCCCACGCTCTCGATGACCAGGCCATCCTGGCTGGCCAGCACGGCCTGGCGCACCCCTGCCAGCGATAGGCTCTCCAGCAATCCTGAAACTTGCCCCTCGAGTCCCATAGCCTCCGGGGTCTAGCCTAGCACAGCTTTCGGCTTTCGATGGCGTAAAACAACTCCTGGCGCGTTAGCTGGAGGAGCCCGCCGGGGTCAGGGGGGCGGAGGGCTTGGCCCCTGGGGCCATGATCATGTTCATGTCGCGGCCCAGAAGCTCCGGCCGCACCTCCACGAAGCCTATGCCCTCCAGGTCTTTTGCAATGCGCTCCAGCAGCTTATAGCCCAGTTCCTGGTGGGCCAGTTCGCGCCCCCGGAACATGATGGTGACCTTGACTTTGTGGCCTTCCTCGAGGAAGCGCCGAATGTGGGAGAGCTTGGTATTGTAATCGTGGGCCTCAATCTTAGGGCGCAGCTTCATGCTCTTGAGCTCGGTGCGCTTGGCCTTCTTGCGGGCCTCCTTTTCGGCCTGCTGCTGCTCGTAGCGCCACTTGCCGTAGTCCAAGAGCCGGGCCACCGGCGGCACCGAGTTGGGCGAGACCAGGACCAGGTCGTAGTCCCGCTCCCGCGCCAGGCGCAGGGCCTCGCGGGTGTCCACGATGCCCACCTGGGCTCCGTTCTCGTCGATCAGGCGAACCTGACGCACCCGAATCCGTTCGTTTACCGGTACATCTTTGATAGCTTCACCTCCGCAGGCACAGGCCTACGCCCTGAGTGTACACAAAAAGTTTTTCGCGGGTCTAGCCTGGGGGGAAGACCCGCAGGGGCCTAATAGGAGCCAGCCGCACCACCTCGCCCACCCGCGCCTCGAGCCGCACGATGGCCTCCTGGGCCCCCAGCGCCACCCGGCATAGCCGCTCGCCCCGTCCGCCGGCCATCGCCAGCACCCGGGCCGGGCATCCCTCTGGGCTGGGCCTGAGCTCCTCGTAGCGGAAGGCCAGCAGCCCGGGGCCCTCCTCTACCCCCTCCACCGGCCAGGCCGCCCCGTCTATGTGCACCCTTCCT
Proteins encoded:
- the glnA gene encoding type I glutamate--ammonia ligase, with the protein product MARSKQDILQELKDRRVRFLRLQFTDILGLNKVVELPANQFEKALDGEIVFDGSSIEGFGRSEEESDMLLRPDYNTFVVYPEDLEPSPQGPIARLICDIAYPDGKPFEGDPRQVLKRQIERLQNRGFDNLYVGSEVEFFLFTRSPEGNPTIHTPDRAGYFDLAPTDRGEVARRAMVDILHRMGLPVEAAHHEGAPGQHEIDLKHTHALEAADFLATFKFVAKRVAIHHGLHATFMPKPIAGINGSGLHFHLSLFKGGENAFFEPRGSLEAWPHQLSPTALQFIAGLFEQAEGLAAITNPLVNSYKRLTPGYEAPTMVAWSVSHRNAMIRIPKRRGPSTRAEFRLPDPACNPYLALAVILAAGLYGLENRLTPPPPIERDVYDLSVRDRRKYRVSEMPGTLREALEALQKNRVVREALGDRVYKDFLQAKRVEWGSYRTAVHQWELEQYLAEY
- a CDS encoding sorbosone dehydrogenase family protein; translation: MRPLAHLALLAISLASAQSLQLVPIATNLTRPLYLTYAPDGSGRLFIVEQGGTIRILQEGRLLPEPFLDISSLVSCCGERGLLGLAFHPNFRQNGLFFVNYTNRSGHTTIARYRASGNRADPASAQVILTVEQPYANHNGGMIAFGPDGMLYIGMGDGGAAGDPLNAGQRLDTLLGKILRIDVNRSEGNRPYAIPPDNPVLGGRRSEIWSYGWRNPWRFSFDRETGDLWVADVGQNAVEEVNLQPASSRGGENYGWRIMEGDRCYNPPQNCNREGLVMPVLTYTHDQGRSITGGYRYRGQAMPAFRGAYFYGDFVSGRIWAATPQGGRWQSREVLKTELNISSFGEDAEGELYVVDYRGTVYRMVQR
- a CDS encoding molybdenum cofactor biosynthesis protein B, which codes for MSESSEKHREIARARGPVRVAIVTVSDTRTPETDTNYHYLRPEIEALGHQVVGYRIIKDEPDLVDMALEEMVQLGAQVILFNGGTGIAPRDTTYDVLVRKIEKPMPGFGELFRMLSYQEVGAAAMLSRAIAGTYRRRVVISTPGSPNAVQVAWTRLIKPELEHLAWEVAR
- a CDS encoding DUF3467 domain-containing protein, encoding MSEVQVPELRIDIDRETALGKYANFAIFSHQKNEFYLDFALMQPGTQGQMVALVTSRIITSPQHAKALLRSLAENIQRYEETYGAIPEPFDGSKA
- a CDS encoding roadblock/LC7 domain-containing protein yields the protein MVQEVLGELQVTKGVLASALVAEDGFVVESTRAEQAPDLDFLGGAASTALASARALSQELGRGEVEEVMVEYPEGPVLLVPLEAGYLLVVLMDSVQSLGRVRFQLKKSVPRLKEALK
- a CDS encoding roadblock/LC7 domain-containing protein yields the protein MGLEGQVSGLLESLSLAGVRQAVLASQDGLVIESVGKETPEPELLAAELAALAQASRVLARSLGGELRRFTLATEQREVLAVVFKGYCLGAVVEKGSDRKSIGQELSRLALRLAQSL
- the infC gene encoding translation initiation factor IF-3; translated protein: MKDVPVNERIRVRQVRLIDENGAQVGIVDTREALRLARERDYDLVLVSPNSVPPVARLLDYGKWRYEQQQAEKEARKKAKRTELKSMKLRPKIEAHDYNTKLSHIRRFLEEGHKVKVTIMFRGRELAHQELGYKLLERIAKDLEGIGFVEVRPELLGRDMNMIMAPGAKPSAPLTPAGSSS